A section of the Pseudomonas sp. Q1-7 genome encodes:
- the ampD gene encoding 1,6-anhydro-N-acetylmuramyl-L-alanine amidase AmpD produces the protein MQLDPASGWCQGISQCPSPNFNERPQGEVSLLVIHNISLPPGQFGTGKVQAFFQNRLDPAEHPYFEGIRDLKVSAHFLIERDGAVTQFVSCNERAWHAGVSRFEGRESCNDFSLGIELEGTDDLAFTESQYAALIALVAQLRRAYPAITPERICGHSDIAPGRKTDPGPAFDWARLRAALVP, from the coding sequence ATGCAGCTGGACCCCGCATCCGGTTGGTGCCAGGGCATCAGCCAGTGCCCATCGCCCAACTTCAATGAGCGCCCACAGGGGGAAGTCTCCCTGCTGGTGATCCACAACATCAGCCTGCCGCCCGGCCAGTTCGGCACGGGCAAGGTGCAGGCGTTCTTCCAGAACCGTCTGGACCCCGCCGAGCATCCGTACTTCGAAGGCATTCGCGATCTGAAGGTGTCCGCGCATTTTCTGATCGAGCGTGATGGCGCCGTCACCCAGTTCGTTTCCTGCAACGAGCGCGCGTGGCATGCCGGGGTTTCCCGGTTCGAGGGCCGGGAGAGCTGCAATGACTTTTCCCTGGGCATCGAGTTGGAGGGCACTGACGACCTCGCCTTCACCGAGTCCCAGTACGCGGCGCTGATCGCCCTGGTGGCGCAACTGCGTCGTGCCTACCCGGCCATCACGCCGGAACGTATCTGCGGCCACAGCGATATCGCCCCCGGGCGCAAGACCGACCCGGGGCCCGCATTCGATTGGGCGCGCCTGCGGGCCGCGCTCGTACCTTAG
- the ampE gene encoding regulatory signaling modulator protein AmpE — protein sequence MYFLVLLLVLWIEKFSAWRRHIQQDGFWLRELARAEANPRLNERPWAILMLLVLLPLVLLALILLALEPLAYGWLALPVHLLVIVYSLGRGDVLADLGPFRDAWRRGDTQGAYHVAERDLGLEADEGGDLLRQVQGYQLWQAYQGFFAVIFWYALLGPVAALAYRLLALAAEHAETPALRERAEVIRHAFDWLPVRVLAASFSLVGNFVGVSRVLLHELLSWEISARHYVELAGCAAAELPEVTTGEAGVATLDALWQLLVRAAVLWYAGFAVWALLL from the coding sequence ATGTATTTTCTGGTACTGCTGCTGGTGCTCTGGATCGAGAAGTTCTCTGCCTGGCGTCGGCATATCCAGCAGGACGGCTTCTGGCTGCGCGAGCTGGCCAGGGCCGAGGCCAACCCGCGCTTGAACGAGCGCCCCTGGGCAATCCTGATGCTGCTGGTGCTCCTGCCCCTGGTGCTGCTGGCGCTGATCCTGCTGGCCCTGGAGCCGCTGGCCTACGGCTGGCTGGCGCTGCCGGTGCACCTGCTGGTGATCGTCTACAGCCTGGGCCGTGGCGACGTGCTGGCCGACCTCGGTCCCTTCCGCGATGCCTGGCGGCGAGGCGATACCCAGGGGGCCTACCACGTGGCCGAGCGCGATCTCGGCCTGGAGGCGGACGAGGGCGGCGATCTCCTGCGGCAGGTGCAGGGCTACCAGCTCTGGCAGGCCTATCAGGGTTTTTTCGCGGTGATCTTCTGGTACGCGCTGCTCGGTCCGGTGGCGGCGCTGGCTTACCGCCTCCTCGCCCTGGCCGCCGAGCACGCCGAGACGCCCGCGCTGCGCGAGCGCGCCGAGGTGATCCGCCACGCCTTCGACTGGCTGCCGGTGCGGGTGCTGGCGGCCAGTTTTTCGCTGGTGGGGAATTTCGTCGGGGTCAGCCGGGTGTTGCTGCATGAGCTGCTGAGCTGGGAAATTTCGGCGCGGCACTACGTTGAACTGGCTGGCTGCGCGGCCGCCGAATTGCCGGAAGTGACCACCGGCGAGGCCGGCGTGGCGACCCTGGACGCCCTCTGGCAACTGCTGGTTCGCGCGGCGGTGCTCTGGTACGCCGGGTTTGCAGTCTGGGCCCTGCTGCTCTGA